The genomic segment CTTTTCTCTTCGTCACAGGCTGTATCGATTTCGCTACAGCGTTCAAATCTCCAGCAATCACCATTCCATCTAACTTATTGATTTATATCAATAAAATAACTTTGGCCGCGATCTTGCTTAGTAACCACTCATAAATCAGGGCCTTGGCCCAAGCATTCAATCGCGTCCACCAGACGAGTCTGGCCCCCTTAGGAGTTTCCATGAGCGAATTGCGTTTTACTGAAGATCACGAATGGCTGCGTACCGAAGCTGACGGCAGCGTCACAGTCGGCATCACCGCTTTTGCGCAGAACGCCTTGGGCGACGTGGTTTTCGTACAACTGCCTGAGCTGCAGTCCTACGACAAAGGCGCCGAAGCCGCCACCGTGGAATCGGTAAAAGCGGCCAGCGGCGTGTACATGCCACTGGACGGTGAAGTGCTGGAAGTGAACCCGGCGCTCGAAGACAGT from the Pseudomonas sp. N3-W genome contains:
- the gcvH gene encoding glycine cleavage system protein GcvH: MSELRFTEDHEWLRTEADGSVTVGITAFAQNALGDVVFVQLPELQSYDKGAEAATVESVKAASGVYMPLDGEVLEVNPALEDSPELVNEDPLGEGWFFRFQPSDASAVAKLLDQDAYDRLIKANAQA